The genomic segment GACGATCCCCCCGCTGCTCCATCGGCCCAGATGCCCCGCGCGTCGGAACAGGCGGCGGCTGCCGTACTGGCACGGGGCGTGCGTGTTTCGGTCGTGCGCCTTCCACAGGTCCATGATCGGGTCAAACAGGGTCTCATCACCTACGCGATCGACGTCGCTCGCGAGAGGGGCGTCTCGGCGTATCTCGGCGAGGGGCTCAACCGTTGGGCCGCGGTGCCGCGGCACGATGCCGCACACGTTTATCGGTTAGCGCTCGAGAAGGGCGCCGCCGGCGCCAACTACCACGCGGTCGCTGAAGAGGGCGTGCCGTTTCGCGAGATCGCGGAGGCGATCGGCCGGGGGCTGACGGTTCCCGTCGTCTCGCTGCCTCCCGAGAAGGCGGGTGAACACTTTGGTTGGCTCGCGTCGTTCGCGGGTGGGGACATGCCGGCTTCCAGCGCGTTAACGCGGGAACGGCTGGGGTGGCACCCGACCGGACCGGGGCTGATCGCCGACCTCGACCACGTGCGGTACTT from the Frigoriglobus tundricola genome contains:
- a CDS encoding SDR family oxidoreductase → MRIFVTGATGFVGFAVVQELIGAGHQVLGLARSEEGARALIAAGAEVHRGELEDLEGLRRGAARSEGVIHTAFIHDFSKFAACCETDRLAIEALGSELVGSDRPLIVTAGVGHGTPGRLRTEDDPPAAPSAQMPRASEQAAAAVLARGVRVSVVRLPQVHDRVKQGLITYAIDVARERGVSAYLGEGLNRWAAVPRHDAAHVYRLALEKGAAGANYHAVAEEGVPFREIAEAIGRGLTVPVVSLPPEKAGEHFGWLASFAGGDMPASSALTRERLGWHPTGPGLIADLDHVRYFGA